From the Bacteroidia bacterium genome, one window contains:
- a CDS encoding aldehyde dehydrogenase family protein: protein MSLAERIVSRGDIPRDYRFEETHITEVLAGGRIAWKGETVPSQSPVPLRRNDGLAAYALPGSFPACDEEHAMLALDAALEAWDEGDGIWPSMSMEGRAMVLHALLERIRPLRERIASHIMWGVGKAWTEALNEFDRTLEYAADTIRSGMELQQRMRTDQSLQQVTGRAELQPIGVALCVGPYNYPFYETLTNVIPALLTGNTVIVKAPTRGELLYAPLLPIFDKLLPQGALNMVFGDGEMLLPPLMRSGKIDVFAFIGTSRVADALIAEHPCPHRLHSILGLEAKNMAMVLPDAPMEHTVAEIVKGALAFNGQRCAALKLIAVHESIEAEFLEQLRAAVSPLLPGMPWENSRVTPVISADHAEYLERMLEEAVHFGARIVNEDRPEPVMTLYPPALLADVTADMRIAQEEQFGPIIPVMRITSADEAVSMLKSSRYGQQLSVFSSSATALREVTRTVARYVGRINVNGKCQRGPDHFPFTGRRDSALATVSIEDALLRFSVATVTAVPETEDNLRIWQEMMEEEG from the coding sequence ATGAGTCTTGCCGAAAGGATTGTATCACGGGGGGATATCCCGCGCGATTACCGGTTTGAGGAAACGCACATCACCGAGGTTCTGGCGGGCGGCCGCATTGCCTGGAAGGGCGAGACGGTTCCGTCGCAATCGCCCGTCCCCCTGCGGCGCAACGACGGTCTGGCGGCCTACGCCCTTCCGGGAAGCTTCCCGGCATGCGACGAGGAGCACGCCATGCTGGCCCTCGATGCCGCGCTGGAGGCCTGGGACGAGGGAGACGGAATATGGCCCTCGATGTCCATGGAAGGCCGCGCCATGGTACTCCATGCGTTATTGGAACGCATCCGTCCTTTGCGCGAGCGTATTGCTTCCCATATCATGTGGGGCGTCGGCAAGGCCTGGACAGAAGCGCTCAACGAGTTCGACCGGACGCTGGAGTATGCGGCGGATACCATCCGCAGCGGTATGGAACTGCAGCAGCGCATGCGCACGGATCAATCGCTGCAGCAGGTCACCGGTCGCGCTGAGCTTCAGCCCATCGGTGTGGCGCTGTGCGTCGGGCCATATAATTATCCCTTCTACGAAACACTCACCAACGTCATTCCCGCCTTACTCACGGGAAATACCGTTATCGTAAAAGCCCCGACACGAGGAGAATTACTCTACGCCCCCCTCCTCCCCATTTTCGACAAACTGCTTCCGCAAGGAGCCTTGAACATGGTGTTCGGGGACGGCGAAATGCTGCTGCCTCCGTTGATGCGCAGCGGAAAAATCGACGTGTTTGCCTTTATCGGCACGAGTCGTGTCGCGGACGCGCTCATCGCGGAGCATCCCTGTCCGCATCGCCTGCATTCCATACTCGGGCTCGAGGCCAAGAACATGGCCATGGTATTGCCCGACGCACCGATGGAGCATACGGTTGCCGAAATCGTCAAAGGCGCACTCGCATTCAACGGACAACGGTGCGCGGCGCTCAAGCTCATCGCCGTGCATGAAAGCATCGAAGCGGAATTTCTCGAACAATTGCGTGCGGCGGTTTCACCGCTCCTGCCCGGCATGCCGTGGGAAAACAGCCGTGTGACGCCGGTGATCAGCGCGGATCACGCTGAATATCTGGAGCGCATGCTCGAGGAAGCGGTGCATTTCGGCGCACGTATCGTGAACGAAGACCGACCCGAGCCGGTGATGACCCTGTATCCTCCCGCTCTGCTCGCGGACGTCACGGCGGATATGCGCATTGCACAGGAAGAACAATTCGGTCCCATCATTCCGGTGATGCGGATCACTTCGGCAGACGAAGCGGTCTCCATGCTCAAGTCCTCCCGATACGGACAGCAACTCAGCGTGTTCTCCTCCTCCGCGACGGCGCTGCGCGAGGTGACGCGTACCGTGGCCCGCTACGTGGGACGCATCAACGTCAACGGCAAATGTCAACGGGGACCGGATCACTTTCCCTTCACCGGCAGACGCGACTCGGCGCTGGCCACAGTTTCAATAGAAGATGCCTTGCTCCGTTTCTCTGTCGCGACGGTCACAGCGGTACCGGAGACGGAGGACAATCTTCGGATCTGGCAGGAGATGATGGAGGAGGAAGGGTAG
- a CDS encoding response regulator, producing MSVNKKSNTIVVIEDIGSITKLLSIILRKAGYEVATFDTGETACEWLRENEPLVVLCDIMLPGMHGEEVLSFIRTLPHGQSLHVIAVTALANPGDRDRLLRHGFTDHIAKPINPGLFISQIQQHLGL from the coding sequence ATGAGCGTCAACAAAAAATCGAACACTATCGTCGTGATCGAGGATATCGGCTCGATCACCAAGCTGCTCTCGATAATTCTCAGAAAAGCGGGCTACGAGGTCGCTACGTTCGATACGGGAGAGACCGCCTGCGAATGGCTGCGGGAAAATGAGCCGCTCGTCGTCCTCTGTGATATCATGCTGCCCGGCATGCACGGAGAAGAAGTTCTGTCCTTCATCCGCACGCTCCCGCATGGACAGAGCCTGCACGTCATTGCCGTAACCGCCCTCGCGAATCCGGGCGACCGCGACCGTCTTCTGCGTCATGGCTTCACCGATCATATCGCGAAGCCCATCAATCCCGGTCTCTTCATCTCCCAGATCCAGCAACATTTGGGATTATAG
- a CDS encoding response regulator codes for MADERKSVLVVEDDEQSQKYMSILLSKEFDVSIAATSEQVWDIIMNQKIDLILMDLSLRNGDDGLQITRRIRVAAKDPRVPIIALTAHAFPEDRKRSLDAGCDDYVSKPFQWTQLRALMMQYLS; via the coding sequence ATGGCGGATGAAAGGAAATCCGTACTGGTCGTTGAAGACGATGAACAAAGCCAGAAGTACATGAGCATACTTCTGTCGAAAGAATTCGACGTGTCCATAGCCGCGACGAGTGAACAGGTCTGGGACATCATCATGAACCAGAAAATCGATCTCATTCTTATGGACCTTTCACTCCGCAACGGGGATGATGGGCTGCAGATCACCAGACGCATCCGTGTGGCGGCGAAGGACCCGCGCGTCCCCATCATCGCTCTGACGGCGCATGCGTTTCCGGAAGATCGCAAACGCAGTCTCGATGCGGGGTGCGACGATTATGTCTCGAAGCCGTTTCAATGGACACAGCTTCGCGCACTCATGATGCAGTACCTGTCCTGA
- the alr gene encoding alanine racemase: MIESVFNDQAIALRPTVIQVDIDALQWNVQRVRERVGTSRIMATVKANAYGHGLIRTSQELLACGADALGVAFLEEGITLRRAGIASPILVLGGIIGNQIAHFLEYDLDITASSVYKLQQIDETARSMGRTARVQLKIDTGMGRIGIRAEHAPQLFEAALRARHCEITGVFSHFASSHDADFTYTQRQLELFLETIEYFPKHGHPMPTRHIANSGAVLQHPASWLDMVRPGIMLYGVYPGEDVQRSVELRPVLSMKTRVVYFKVVRGGTSIGYDHTWTAPADTRVVTLPVGYGDGYARSLSNAGSVLIHGRHYPIVGRISMDQCMVDIGQDSAYNGDEVVLIGTQGDARITVEDLAALCGTIPYEVLTMINTRVPREYVRSSVL; encoded by the coding sequence GTGATCGAATCCGTTTTCAATGACCAGGCCATTGCGCTGCGTCCTACCGTCATACAGGTGGATATCGACGCGCTGCAGTGGAATGTTCAGCGCGTACGCGAACGGGTGGGGACGTCGCGCATCATGGCGACGGTCAAAGCGAATGCCTACGGCCACGGGCTGATACGTACATCACAGGAACTTCTCGCCTGCGGAGCGGATGCGCTGGGCGTAGCGTTCCTGGAGGAAGGCATCACTCTCCGCCGCGCGGGGATCGCGAGTCCAATCCTCGTGCTTGGCGGCATCATCGGAAACCAGATCGCGCATTTTCTCGAATACGACCTGGACATCACCGCATCATCCGTCTATAAACTGCAGCAGATAGACGAAACCGCGCGCAGCATGGGCCGCACGGCGCGCGTACAGCTCAAGATCGATACCGGCATGGGACGCATCGGCATCCGGGCCGAGCACGCCCCGCAGTTGTTCGAAGCGGCGCTGCGGGCGCGACATTGCGAAATTACGGGCGTGTTCTCGCATTTCGCTTCGTCGCACGATGCGGATTTTACCTATACGCAGCGTCAGCTCGAGCTCTTTCTCGAGACGATCGAATATTTCCCCAAACACGGACACCCCATGCCCACCCGCCATATCGCCAATTCCGGGGCTGTACTGCAGCACCCCGCTTCCTGGCTCGATATGGTGCGTCCGGGCATCATGCTCTATGGAGTGTATCCCGGAGAGGATGTGCAACGCAGCGTCGAACTTCGTCCCGTGCTTTCCATGAAAACGCGCGTCGTGTATTTCAAAGTCGTCCGCGGCGGAACCTCCATCGGCTACGACCATACGTGGACGGCTCCGGCTGATACGCGCGTCGTGACGCTCCCGGTGGGCTATGGCGACGGGTACGCCCGCAGTCTCTCGAACGCCGGTTCCGTGCTCATTCACGGGCGGCACTACCCGATTGTCGGCCGCATTTCCATGGATCAGTGCATGGTGGATATCGGGCAGGATTCCGCCTACAATGGCGATGAGGTGGTTTTGATCGGTACGCAGGGTGACGCGCGCATTACGGTGGAGGACCTGGCGGCACTGTGCGGCACGATACCCTATGAAGTGCTCACCATGATCAATACCCGCGTACCGAGAGAGTACGTGCGGTCTTCCGTGCTTTAG
- a CDS encoding GAF domain-containing protein, with product MSDFSKMTKAELIEELKRLREQPAESTVAIESNGQFDEDELFDMVRGQEGDELFVVTETGRFVYANDSLLRDLGYSLSTMLSMTLSRIDTRNTRATWLHRVSQLKQQRIPDVFETEFLDAAGVGRAKTISANYIAWRGKNYILCVSRSSSGVETEGGNVSTVKSRDQVLQQTTFDGVLIVDTRGTIVESNQIADRLLGMTKADLSSRSCIDPRWRFIDADGQPLTVSSHPLMIALVEEHPVLNRKIGMLQPDGSKRFITINASPLFEQNGDLFGAVGCFRLFEDSAERNDAMKREIALMKVQAEVVNATLTANSEYDLERTVCEILVKHLGYPLVWRGVTGENDMRVNPSASAGKDHDYLRKIKIRYDDSPFGRGPIGKALKTGQPVTVADILADPDSATWKAQNEKTHFQSLAALPLMYEGAELGVLVLYARDKNHFIGPEYERLREIVRILAFGIGQRRRIKDAESRIAEAAMQQRLLEAYQTSLAVAVAVFDAREPFRCVSVNDTFSEILDEPFRSRGVEGQLLSDFIYSLYHRDLYDRLVEAVEAGDLVTRSHDVFTDWQGQQTLWSWSLTPHSEKDGDEQFLYLAWKHEGAAAIPTQSESAVLGGVTQAPPHECGVVSVTYPKFGPRSKLGTRIQRFLNEGRTEILSPGAVELLCLEGEVGNPARQVFPANEATQILLDTVLSEKESAIRFSHTNAEGRDVNVTLFFDVTDDAQQVWLFTQPAT from the coding sequence ATGAGTGATTTTTCAAAAATGACCAAGGCCGAGCTGATTGAAGAGCTCAAACGTTTGCGTGAACAGCCCGCCGAAAGTACCGTCGCAATCGAGAGCAATGGCCAATTCGACGAAGACGAGCTGTTTGACATGGTGCGCGGACAGGAAGGAGATGAATTGTTTGTCGTAACCGAAACGGGACGTTTCGTGTATGCAAACGATTCGCTGCTCCGTGATCTTGGATATTCGCTTTCGACCATGTTGTCCATGACGCTTTCGCGCATCGATACGCGAAACACGCGCGCAACCTGGCTGCATCGCGTATCGCAACTCAAGCAGCAGCGTATCCCGGATGTGTTCGAAACCGAATTCCTCGATGCCGCCGGGGTCGGTCGCGCAAAAACAATCAGCGCCAATTACATCGCCTGGCGCGGCAAGAACTATATCCTCTGCGTCAGCCGGAGCAGCTCCGGTGTGGAAACCGAGGGGGGGAACGTCTCAACGGTGAAATCCCGGGATCAGGTACTGCAGCAGACCACCTTCGACGGGGTCCTGATTGTCGATACGCGCGGCACCATCGTGGAAAGCAATCAGATTGCGGATCGCCTTCTGGGCATGACGAAGGCGGATCTCTCGTCCCGTTCCTGTATAGATCCGCGCTGGCGCTTCATCGATGCCGATGGTCAGCCGCTCACCGTTTCGAGCCACCCGCTCATGATCGCCCTCGTGGAAGAGCATCCGGTGCTGAATCGAAAAATCGGCATGCTGCAGCCGGATGGCTCGAAACGTTTCATCACCATCAACGCGTCGCCGTTGTTCGAGCAGAATGGCGATCTCTTCGGCGCGGTTGGCTGTTTCCGGCTCTTCGAGGACAGCGCCGAGCGCAACGATGCCATGAAACGTGAAATTGCGCTTATGAAGGTGCAGGCCGAGGTGGTGAACGCAACGCTCACAGCCAATTCCGAATATGATCTTGAGCGTACGGTGTGCGAGATTCTTGTGAAGCATCTGGGGTATCCCCTCGTCTGGCGCGGAGTGACAGGGGAGAATGATATGCGCGTCAACCCGTCAGCCAGCGCCGGGAAGGACCATGACTACTTACGGAAAATCAAGATTCGCTACGATGACAGCCCCTTCGGCCGTGGTCCTATCGGCAAAGCCCTGAAAACCGGTCAACCGGTCACTGTAGCCGATATCCTGGCGGATCCGGATTCCGCGACCTGGAAAGCCCAAAACGAGAAAACACATTTTCAGTCCCTCGCCGCGCTGCCATTGATGTACGAAGGCGCTGAGTTGGGAGTGCTGGTGTTGTATGCCAGAGACAAAAACCATTTTATAGGACCCGAGTACGAGAGGCTCAGGGAAATCGTGCGCATTCTGGCCTTTGGTATCGGACAGCGCCGTCGAATAAAGGACGCCGAGTCGCGCATCGCGGAAGCCGCCATGCAACAGCGTCTGCTGGAGGCGTATCAGACCAGCTTGGCGGTTGCCGTGGCGGTGTTCGACGCACGCGAGCCGTTCCGCTGCGTCAGCGTCAATGATACGTTTTCCGAGATACTCGACGAACCTTTTCGGTCGCGCGGCGTCGAAGGTCAACTCCTGAGCGATTTCATCTATTCACTCTACCATCGGGATTTGTACGACCGTCTTGTCGAAGCAGTGGAAGCCGGAGATCTGGTTACGCGGTCGCACGATGTGTTCACGGATTGGCAGGGTCAGCAGACGCTGTGGTCGTGGTCGCTCACGCCGCATTCGGAAAAGGACGGCGACGAGCAATTCCTCTACCTTGCCTGGAAGCACGAAGGGGCGGCTGCCATACCGACACAGAGCGAGAGCGCCGTTCTCGGCGGCGTGACGCAGGCGCCGCCACACGAATGCGGCGTGGTCTCCGTGACCTATCCGAAATTCGGTCCGCGAAGCAAGCTCGGTACCCGCATACAGCGATTCCTCAACGAGGGTCGTACCGAGATTCTGAGTCCCGGTGCTGTCGAGTTGCTGTGTCTCGAGGGTGAAGTCGGAAATCCTGCGCGTCAGGTGTTTCCCGCCAATGAAGCGACACAGATCCTGCTGGACACGGTGTTGTCGGAAAAGGAATCGGCCATACGTTTTTCCCACACAAACGCCGAAGGCCGCGACGTGAACGTCACCCTGTTTTTTGATGTGACGGACGACGCGCAGCAAGTGTGGCTCTTCACGCAGCCGGCGACGTGA
- a CDS encoding glycosyl hydrolase, whose protein sequence is MTVSLPLRVAAFALFTLGLASAVQAQPRNVRMDKPGSNPEEVSIAINPLNPDNIIAGSNLRYYYYSFDGGETWTQQQLPNGTWGDPSVTFDNTGRAYIANLVYGWDAIVVRYSDDGGRTWSPGVKLFGPSSPNAKPGSFYESSLQDKEWIVADMSDGPHGGNIYAAWTDFTKYGSAEPGDSSVIVFARSTNRGESFEPFVRVSDRGGDAIDSDNTVEGAVPAVGPDGEVYLCWSGPQGLYFDRSFDGGVTWGSDRVISDQPGGWDIEISGINRSNGLPVTITDISPSAYRGMVYINWVDQRNGDTDVFILASSDKGETWRGPVRVNDDAIGNGKEQFFTWAAVDPVTGELVVVFYDRRNYASDSTDVYLARSTDGGRTFSNERISQAAFLPSPMVFFGDYNGIAAYNGRIRPIWTKLDQGRLSIHTCLIESGPVHAEALPVAERGVKLDLWPNPLIGGDGSNGTVYLTLDEHAVVDAAVYDLIGTRVATVFRGALQQGQHSLNWSAAALNPGTYLCRVIVSGMRSHTTATVVKGRILTILR, encoded by the coding sequence ATGACAGTAAGTCTTCCTCTCAGAGTGGCGGCATTTGCGCTATTCACTCTCGGTCTGGCCTCCGCGGTTCAGGCGCAGCCGCGCAATGTCCGTATGGATAAACCCGGCAGCAATCCCGAGGAAGTCTCCATCGCCATAAACCCCCTGAATCCGGATAATATCATCGCCGGTTCGAATCTGCGGTATTACTATTACTCCTTCGACGGGGGTGAAACCTGGACGCAACAGCAGCTTCCCAACGGTACCTGGGGCGATCCCAGCGTCACGTTCGACAACACCGGCCGGGCGTATATCGCCAATCTGGTCTACGGGTGGGATGCCATTGTCGTGCGCTACAGCGACGACGGCGGCAGAACCTGGTCGCCCGGTGTGAAGCTGTTCGGGCCAAGCTCTCCGAACGCGAAACCGGGAAGCTTCTACGAGTCCAGCCTGCAGGATAAGGAGTGGATCGTCGCCGATATGAGCGACGGCCCCCATGGCGGAAATATCTACGCGGCCTGGACGGATTTCACGAAATACGGCAGCGCGGAACCCGGCGACAGCAGCGTCATCGTCTTTGCCCGTTCCACCAATCGCGGCGAGAGCTTCGAACCTTTCGTGCGCGTGAGCGACCGCGGCGGCGATGCCATCGACAGCGACAATACGGTGGAAGGGGCTGTGCCCGCCGTAGGTCCGGATGGTGAAGTGTATCTCTGCTGGTCCGGCCCGCAAGGTCTCTACTTCGACCGCTCCTTCGACGGTGGCGTCACCTGGGGCAGCGACCGCGTCATATCCGATCAGCCGGGTGGCTGGGACATCGAGATTTCGGGCATCAACCGCTCGAATGGGCTGCCTGTCACCATCACCGACATTTCTCCGTCGGCTTACCGGGGAATGGTGTACATCAACTGGGTGGATCAGCGCAACGGGGATACGGATGTGTTCATCCTGGCTTCTTCGGACAAGGGTGAAACCTGGCGCGGTCCGGTTCGCGTCAACGACGATGCCATAGGCAACGGCAAGGAGCAGTTTTTCACCTGGGCCGCTGTGGATCCCGTCACGGGCGAGCTCGTGGTGGTGTTCTATGATCGCAGGAATTACGCATCCGATTCCACCGATGTCTATCTCGCGCGTTCCACCGACGGGGGGCGGACGTTCAGCAACGAGCGTATCAGCCAGGCCGCGTTTCTCCCCTCGCCGATGGTGTTCTTCGGCGATTACAACGGTATCGCCGCGTACAACGGACGCATACGCCCGATTTGGACGAAGCTCGACCAGGGGCGCCTTTCCATCCATACCTGCCTCATCGAGAGCGGTCCGGTTCATGCGGAGGCTCTCCCCGTGGCGGAACGCGGCGTCAAGCTGGATCTCTGGCCCAATCCCCTCATCGGCGGTGACGGCTCGAACGGCACGGTGTATCTGACGCTGGACGAACACGCGGTTGTGGATGCGGCCGTGTACGATCTCATCGGAACACGCGTGGCGACGGTGTTTCGTGGTGCGCTGCAGCAGGGACAGCACTCTCTGAACTGGTCTGCCGCCGCTCTCAATCCCGGCACCTATCTGTGCCGCGTCATCGTGTCGGGAATGCGGAGTCATACCACCGCGACAGTGGTCAAAGGCCGTATTCTTACCATTCTGCGCTGA
- a CDS encoding LysE family translocator, whose translation MQALMTIITGIVVGIVITVPLGPTSLYIAHSALKGEARKGLLVSIGAVGTDIFYCLVITMGLISFLHAYLQNPVVQIVFSVFLIGYGLKMILFDRKGVAEDEPIEGNPATPPRLRKLSSKFGDIAIGASMTIANPTLFFSWVAVLSFITAHGLLVDDTGHKVLFSLAVGAGSMMWFLALILFMRSRRHAISDSFIRKASSITALVIIGFGVYFTLTIFQHLHSSV comes from the coding sequence ATGCAAGCCCTAATGACGATTATCACCGGAATCGTGGTCGGTATTGTGATCACCGTTCCGCTCGGGCCGACATCGCTGTACATCGCTCATTCGGCACTGAAAGGCGAAGCCCGCAAGGGGCTGCTTGTCAGTATCGGCGCCGTGGGAACGGATATCTTCTACTGCCTCGTCATCACCATGGGCCTGATCTCCTTTCTGCATGCCTATCTGCAGAATCCGGTGGTGCAAATTGTTTTTTCCGTTTTCCTGATCGGCTACGGCCTGAAAATGATTCTCTTCGACCGCAAAGGCGTAGCGGAAGACGAGCCGATTGAAGGCAATCCGGCCACGCCGCCCAGATTGCGCAAGCTCTCGTCCAAGTTCGGTGACATCGCCATCGGGGCGTCCATGACCATCGCCAATCCCACGTTGTTCTTCTCCTGGGTGGCCGTGCTCAGCTTCATCACCGCGCACGGGCTTCTGGTGGATGACACCGGTCACAAGGTGTTGTTCTCTCTCGCTGTCGGAGCGGGAAGCATGATGTGGTTCCTTGCCCTGATCCTCTTCATGCGCAGCAGGCGCCACGCCATATCTGATTCCTTCATCCGCAAGGCGTCATCAATTACTGCCCTTGTGATCATCGGATTCGGAGTGTATTTTACGCTGACCATCTTTCAGCATCTGCACAGCAGCGTCTGA
- a CDS encoding glutathione peroxidase, translating into MNVHHFTMTTIDGEEKALNHYEGEVLLIVNVASKCGYTPQYKGMQELFTRYAERGFRVLAFPANNFGAQEPGSNEEIKEFCSTTYNVTFDMFAKISVKGDDMHPLYRWLTKESGFNGDIKWNFTKFLVDRDGNVVARFETKVNPLDDAVTGKIEEVLAQ; encoded by the coding sequence ATGAACGTACATCATTTTACCATGACGACCATCGACGGTGAAGAGAAAGCGCTCAATCACTACGAGGGTGAAGTGCTGCTTATCGTCAACGTGGCCTCGAAATGCGGATACACACCGCAGTACAAGGGCATGCAGGAACTGTTCACCCGTTACGCCGAGCGTGGTTTCCGCGTGCTCGCCTTCCCGGCGAACAACTTCGGCGCGCAGGAACCCGGCAGCAATGAAGAGATCAAGGAATTCTGCTCGACGACGTACAACGTCACCTTCGACATGTTCGCGAAAATCTCCGTCAAGGGCGACGACATGCATCCGCTGTACCGCTGGCTCACGAAGGAGAGCGGCTTCAACGGCGACATCAAATGGAATTTCACCAAGTTTCTTGTGGACAGGGACGGCAACGTCGTCGCCCGTTTCGAAACCAAAGTCAATCCCCTCGACGACGCCGTTACCGGTAAAATCGAAGAAGTCCTTGCGCAGTAA
- a CDS encoding HD domain-containing protein: MKTYSPRLEQALRTAFRLHEGQRRKSDPTLPYTTHLVHVACIVAAHDFDEDVIIAALLHDSIEDTAYTAEELAADFGDEVYRIVMEVTENKALRWEARKSAYIEGVRGASPQGKAVCCADKIHNLSSILEAERQQGEALWGVFSRGRDRTLRFYEDVLDAIAHGWSHPMLEVYRAVVHKSRGRAAAPGNHNNESKHQL; encoded by the coding sequence ATGAAAACCTATTCTCCGCGGTTGGAACAGGCTCTGCGCACCGCTTTTCGTTTGCACGAAGGACAGCGCCGGAAGTCCGATCCCACGTTGCCGTACACCACACATCTCGTGCATGTGGCCTGCATCGTGGCCGCGCATGACTTCGATGAAGACGTCATCATCGCCGCGTTGCTGCACGATTCCATCGAAGACACCGCCTACACGGCCGAGGAACTTGCCGCCGACTTCGGAGACGAAGTATACCGCATCGTCATGGAAGTGACGGAGAACAAAGCGCTGCGCTGGGAGGCCAGAAAAAGCGCGTATATTGAAGGCGTACGCGGAGCATCCCCGCAGGGCAAGGCCGTGTGCTGCGCGGACAAGATTCACAATCTGTCCTCCATTCTCGAGGCGGAAAGGCAGCAGGGCGAAGCGCTGTGGGGTGTGTTCTCACGCGGACGCGACCGCACCCTGCGTTTTTATGAAGATGTTCTCGACGCGATAGCCCACGGCTGGTCGCATCCCATGCTCGAGGTGTATCGAGCCGTCGTACACAAGTCCCGCGGCCGCGCCGCTGCGCCCGGAAATCACAACAACGAAAGCAAACACCAATTGTAG
- a CDS encoding NUDIX hydrolase translates to MADEFTILTHERLFEGRVFTIERDTVRHASGYESIREVVRHDGGAVIVPILPGPDVLLIRQFRYPVNREIIELPAGKLSPGEDPMHCAVRELREETGYTAAEMLPLVSMLTTPGFCSETLHLFMATGLTDGAQALEQGEESIALLRTPLAEAMRMCGDGRITDGKTVTGLTLAALKLGVLNIESDL, encoded by the coding sequence ATGGCTGACGAATTCACCATCCTGACGCATGAACGCCTTTTCGAGGGCCGCGTCTTCACCATCGAGCGCGATACGGTGCGCCATGCCAGCGGCTACGAAAGCATACGCGAAGTGGTGCGGCACGACGGCGGCGCGGTCATCGTCCCCATTTTGCCGGGTCCCGATGTGCTGCTGATCCGCCAGTTCCGCTATCCCGTCAATCGCGAAATCATCGAACTGCCCGCGGGCAAGCTCTCGCCCGGCGAAGATCCTATGCACTGCGCCGTAAGAGAACTGCGCGAGGAAACCGGCTACACCGCAGCCGAGATGCTGCCGCTCGTCTCCATGCTCACCACGCCGGGCTTCTGCAGCGAGACCCTGCATTTGTTCATGGCCACAGGACTCACGGACGGCGCGCAGGCGCTGGAACAGGGTGAGGAAAGCATCGCCCTGCTGCGCACACCATTGGCCGAGGCAATGCGCATGTGCGGCGACGGACGCATCACCGACGGAAAAACCGTGACGGGTCTGACCCTGGCGGCACTGAAGTTGGGTGTGTTGAACATTGAAAGCGACCTATGA
- a CDS encoding mechanosensitive ion channel family protein, with translation MNFFEFLLGDNDTAVLLSTGVIIITAWLAGALLKKLLLLFSGKIAKKSRSQLDDMLLNEAARHVTGLLLLGSAYWAFTEALLSIRRDPPLIHRMAVMLTEALFIVLVLYLALVVARLFDTVIRWYLHAVAVRTQTHLDDELAPLVNRVLKVLILFVAVIIILDHFGQNISTLVVSLGVGSLAIALAAQETLANMIAGFVLMLDRPFRVGDRIRLPDGTIGNVTEVGIRSTKVIDDNQVMIITPNAEIVKSQIKNFSYPNDVVRFDVKFGVAYGTDLDAMRAIILERIRREEDIVDKEHAEVRIEAMADSSVNATLLCRIRNPNNIPRRRSDLMLVIYNTLREHGIEIPFPQRVVHFAQQPPRSSDSGSSGNGGGNG, from the coding sequence ATGAATTTTTTCGAATTTCTTCTGGGCGACAACGATACCGCCGTGCTGCTGAGCACCGGCGTGATCATCATTACGGCCTGGCTCGCAGGAGCGCTGCTGAAAAAACTGCTCCTCCTGTTCTCGGGAAAGATAGCAAAAAAATCCCGCTCGCAACTCGATGACATGCTGCTCAACGAAGCGGCCAGGCATGTTACCGGACTCCTGCTGCTGGGCAGCGCGTATTGGGCCTTTACCGAAGCGCTCCTCAGCATACGCCGCGATCCGCCGCTGATCCACCGTATGGCGGTGATGCTCACGGAAGCGCTGTTCATCGTGCTCGTGCTGTACCTTGCGCTCGTCGTCGCGCGTCTGTTCGATACGGTCATTCGCTGGTACCTCCATGCGGTCGCCGTCAGAACCCAGACGCATCTCGACGACGAACTGGCCCCGCTGGTCAACCGCGTGCTCAAGGTGCTCATTCTCTTCGTCGCGGTGATCATCATTCTCGATCATTTCGGACAGAACATCAGCACGCTGGTGGTGTCGCTGGGTGTGGGCTCGCTGGCTATCGCGCTGGCCGCGCAGGAGACGCTGGCCAACATGATCGCCGGTTTTGTGCTCATGCTGGACCGGCCCTTTCGCGTGGGCGACCGCATCCGTCTGCCGGACGGCACCATCGGCAATGTCACGGAAGTCGGTATCCGCTCCACCAAGGTGATAGACGACAATCAGGTAATGATCATCACCCCGAACGCGGAAATCGTTAAAAGCCAGATCAAGAATTTTTCCTATCCCAACGACGTGGTGCGCTTCGACGTGAAATTCGGCGTGGCGTACGGCACCGATCTCGACGCCATGCGGGCGATCATCCTCGAGCGCATCCGTCGTGAAGAGGACATTGTGGACAAAGAGCATGCGGAGGTCCGTATCGAGGCCATGGCGGATTCCTCCGTGAACGCGACCCTTCTCTGCCGCATCCGCAATCCGAACAACATCCCCCGCCGCCGCAGCGACCTGATGCTTGTTATCTACAACACGCTGCGTGAACACGGCATAGAGATCCCTTTCCCGCAACGCGTGGTGCATTTCGCGCAACAACCGCCGCGCAGCTCCGACAGCGGTTCTTCCGGCAACGGAGGCGGGAATGGCTGA